From a region of the Triticum aestivum cultivar Chinese Spring chromosome 7D, IWGSC CS RefSeq v2.1, whole genome shotgun sequence genome:
- the LOC123167752 gene encoding type I inositol polyphosphate 5-phosphatase 10: MSNIFGKKGKSFGGPDSPHSRAARVRFKSASLNCVDSPKKQNDDTCKYRVFVGTWNVGGKNPNDGLNLQDFLQVDESSDIYVLGFQEIVPLTAGNVLVLEDNEPAARWLALIHQALNHPQEQPDSDEPPEPGPADAGRQQNRRRDAVATRSSSGNLFFQTPSLKLVSSSYRVDSALVKTCNCSAEASLQRRRATEVRESVYRAAETPPASTAAEATSTSTSAGGWDDEGAAGSPGQCEPTAADGGGMSYCLIASKQMVGLFLSVWVKKELVEHVGHLRVDCVGRGIMRWLGNKGCIAMSMTLHHTSLCFVCSHLASGEKEGDEVRRNADVAEILKSAHFPRACKSSAAHQRVLPERILEHDKMIWLGDLNYRVSLSYEETRTLLEENDWDALLEKDQLMIEREAGRVFGGWKEGKISFAPTYKYTQNSDAYAGETVKSKKKRRTPAWCDRILWHGEGIEQLQYLRGESRFSDHRPVWGVFAVEVEAGGGRMRNCYSMSARIGHDKPGSPQRHGGSVEPSS; the protein is encoded by the exons ATGTCCAACATCTTCGGCAAGAAAGGGAAGAGTTTCGGCGGTCCAG ATTCGCCGCACAGTCGTGCGGCACGCGTGCGGTTCAAGAGCGCGAGCCTGAACTGCGTCGACTCGCCCAAGAAGCAGAATGACGACACCTGCAAATACAG GGTGTTCGTTGGTACGTGGAACGTGGGAGGGAAGAACCCGAACGACGGGCTTAACCTGCAGGACTTCCTGCAGGTGGACGAGTCCTCCGACATTTACGTCTTAGG GTTTCAGGAGATCGTCCCCCTGACCGCCGGCAACGTGCTGGTCCTGGAGGACAACGAGCCGGCGGCGAGGTGGCTGGCGCTCATCCACCAGGCGCTCAACCACCCGCAGGAGCAGCCGGACAGCGACGAGCCGCCGGAGCCTGGCCCCGCCGACGCCGGCCGGCAGCAGAACCGGCGGCGCGACGCCGTGGCCACCAGGTCCTCCAGCGGCAACCTCTTCTTCCAGACGCCGTCGCTCAAGCTCGTCAGCAGCAGCTACCGCGTCGACAGCGCGCTCGTCAAGACCTGCAACTGCTCCGCGGAGGCGTCCCTGCAGCGCCGCCGCGCCACGGAGGTGCGCGAGTCCGTGTACCGCGCCGCCGAGACGCCCCCCGCGAGCACGGCCGCCGAGGCGACGTCGACGTCGACGTCGGCCGGCGGCTGGGACGACGAAGGCGCCGCCGGATCGCCGGGGCAGTGCGAGccgacggcggcggacggcggcggcatgAGCTACTGCCTGATCGCGAGCAAGCAGATGGTGGGGCTGTTCCTGTCGGTGTGGGTGAAGAAGGAGCTGGTGGAGCACGTGGGGCACCTCCGGGTGGACTGCGTCGGCCGGGGCATCATGCGCTGGCTGGGCAACAAGGGGTGCATCGCCATGAGCATGACGCTGCACCACACCAGCCTCTGCTTCGTGTGCAGCCACCTGGCCTCCGGCGAGAAGGAGGGCGACGAGGTCCGGAGGAACGCCGACGTCGCCGAGATCCTCAAGAGCGCGCACTTCCCCCGCGCATGCAAGTCCTCCGCCGCCCACCAGCGCGTCCTCCCCGAGCGGATCCTCGAGCACGA CAAGATGATCTGGCTCGGGGACCTCAACTACCGAGTCTCCCTGAGCTACGAGGAGACGAGGACGTTGCTGGAGGAGAACGACTGGGACGCTCTGCTGGAGAAGGACCAG CTGATGATCGAGAGGGAGGCGGGGAGGGTGTTCGGGGGCTGGAAGGAGGGCAAGATCAGCTTCGCGCCGACGTACAAGTACACGCAGAACTCCGACGCGTACGCCGGCGAGACGGTCAAGTCCAAGAAGAAGCGGCGAACCCCGGCATG GTGCGACCGGATACTGTGGCACGGCGAAGGCATCGAGCAGCTGCAGTACCTGCGGGGCGAGTCCAGGTTCTCCGACCACCGGCCGGTCTGGGGCGTGTTCGCCGTCGaggtggaggccggcggcggcagGATGAGGAACTGCTACTCGATGTCCGCGCGGATCGGCCACGACAAGCCGGGGTCGCCGCAGAGGCACGGCGGCTCCGTCGAGCCCTCGTCGTAG